One Fibrobacter sp. UWB16 DNA window includes the following coding sequences:
- the ptsP gene encoding phosphoenolpyruvate--protein phosphotransferase: protein MTTSTKNPADFVAKTANEVKSQRIELVGVPSSPGFAMGTVFPVANREFSVVDETLPESRLAAEEQMFLKAISKTSKEIAQIKEISETRAGVKDSLIFATHLMILQDPGLVNGVLDKIKKKHKNAKWAVHVVFGAYIEKFEKIDSPAMRDKAADLRDLYNRLMSAMDDSGPVLEDVSDEEGIVLVAHEFVPSFLMTLKPGQVNAIVMDTGGRTSHVAILSRALQIPAVSGLRNVAALVKSGDTIIVDGADGKVIINPNDEDIRKFHERQEMFERQRRELFTMRQLEPMTRDGKYIVLHANIEIPTEADKVTDFGATGIGLYRSEFLFFKKDTPTEKEQESAYRHILEKMDPYPVVIRTLDAGGDKLVSGVSAVNESNPFMGWRSIRVCLDREDIFITQLRALLLANTKGNLRILLPMISSMTELRRAKACIAKARKQLEDEGHKLPVVKIGSMIEVPAAVMIVDKLAKEVDFFSLGTNDLIQFTLAVDRTNELITDMFQPHHPAVLSMIYQTVVAAHREGIPVAVCGEMCTDPMSVLLLVGLGVDELSMTPWSVMTTKKIIRSINFEDVRDAALTVLQMDDAESVNEFLHKKYAQTIMELGISGFVGQVEK, encoded by the coding sequence ATGACCACTTCAACGAAGAACCCTGCTGATTTTGTAGCGAAGACCGCCAATGAAGTGAAGTCCCAGAGGATTGAACTCGTTGGTGTGCCATCGTCCCCTGGCTTTGCCATGGGTACGGTTTTTCCTGTTGCAAACCGTGAATTTTCTGTGGTCGATGAGACTCTCCCGGAGAGCCGCCTTGCTGCAGAAGAACAGATGTTCCTGAAGGCCATCAGTAAGACCTCCAAGGAAATTGCCCAGATTAAGGAAATCTCGGAAACCAGAGCTGGCGTCAAGGACAGCCTGATTTTTGCAACCCACCTGATGATCTTGCAGGATCCGGGACTCGTGAATGGAGTTCTCGACAAGATCAAGAAAAAACACAAGAATGCGAAGTGGGCGGTACATGTCGTATTTGGCGCCTACATCGAAAAGTTTGAAAAGATCGACTCGCCTGCCATGCGTGACAAGGCGGCAGACCTCAGGGACTTGTATAACCGCCTGATGTCTGCGATGGACGACTCCGGACCGGTATTGGAGGATGTGTCTGACGAAGAAGGCATTGTCCTTGTAGCCCATGAGTTTGTTCCAAGTTTCTTGATGACGCTCAAGCCTGGTCAGGTGAACGCCATCGTGATGGATACGGGTGGCCGTACAAGCCATGTGGCCATCTTGTCTAGAGCATTGCAGATCCCTGCAGTCTCAGGCCTTAGAAATGTTGCTGCCCTCGTCAAGAGTGGCGATACGATTATTGTTGACGGTGCTGATGGTAAGGTTATCATCAACCCGAACGATGAGGATATCCGCAAGTTCCACGAACGCCAGGAAATGTTCGAACGCCAGCGCCGTGAGCTTTTCACGATGCGCCAGCTGGAGCCGATGACTCGCGATGGCAAGTACATTGTGCTGCACGCGAATATCGAAATCCCGACCGAAGCAGACAAGGTAACGGACTTTGGTGCTACGGGTATCGGCCTTTACCGTTCGGAGTTCTTGTTCTTCAAGAAGGATACTCCGACTGAAAAGGAACAGGAAAGTGCCTATAGGCATATCCTCGAAAAAATGGATCCGTATCCGGTTGTCATCCGTACGCTTGATGCCGGTGGCGATAAGCTTGTTTCGGGGGTTTCTGCGGTGAACGAATCGAACCCGTTTATGGGTTGGCGTTCTATCCGCGTGTGCCTTGACCGCGAAGATATTTTCATCACGCAGTTGCGCGCCCTGCTGCTTGCAAATACAAAGGGCAATTTGCGCATCCTCTTGCCGATGATTTCGAGCATGACGGAACTGCGCCGTGCGAAGGCCTGCATTGCCAAGGCCCGCAAACAGCTCGAAGACGAAGGGCATAAGCTCCCTGTCGTGAAGATTGGCTCGATGATCGAAGTCCCAGCTGCTGTGATGATTGTAGACAAGCTTGCTAAGGAAGTGGACTTCTTTAGCCTGGGTACAAACGACTTGATCCAGTTTACGCTTGCTGTTGACCGTACAAACGAACTTATTACCGACATGTTCCAGCCGCACCATCCGGCAGTGCTCAGCATGATTTACCAGACTGTGGTGGCGGCACACCGTGAAGGAATCCCGGTGGCGGTTTGCGGTGAAATGTGTACGGACCCGATGAGTGTGCTTTTGTTGGTTGGTCTTGGTGTTGATGAACTTTCGATGACTCCGTGGAGCGTGATGACGACGAAGAAGATTATCCGCTCCATCAACTTTGAAGATGTTCGTGATGCTGCGTTGACTGTTTTGCAAATGGATGATGCCGAGAGTGTGAATGAGTTTTTGCATAAGAAGTATGCTCAAACGATTATGGAACTTGGCATATCCGGTTTTGTGGGACAGGTTGAAAAATAA
- a CDS encoding HPr family phosphocarrier protein: MITKLLTVSNKLGIHARPAGMIVDITGQAKSNVSIVFDGSKANAKSILNVMMLAIPAGSEVKFEIDGEDEELVVQQLEKLFDDHFNEEPC; this comes from the coding sequence ATGATTACAAAGTTACTTACTGTTTCCAACAAACTGGGCATTCACGCTCGTCCGGCCGGTATGATAGTTGATATCACGGGCCAGGCAAAGAGCAATGTGTCCATTGTATTTGATGGTTCGAAGGCCAATGCGAAGAGCATCCTTAACGTGATGATGCTTGCTATCCCGGCTGGTTCCGAAGTGAAATTCGAAATCGATGGCGAGGATGAAGAGTTAGTCGTTCAGCAGTTGGAAAAGCTTTTTGATGACCACTTCAACGAAGAACCCTGCTGA
- a CDS encoding MlaD family protein, protein MKKNTALYFSVGLVVLLAIFILIFGMFFLNEKDLRETFDVYHLRFTQVSTLVLDDPVKINGVKLGRVESIELAGHRVVVTVRLKSNVKIPKDSEIRVQNIGIMGERQIGMILGDSEEYYVPGDTITGQFDAGIAEALGLAGEVCDSTKVLLEAVKTALNGTIANPDFQDRFKTLLVKAENLEDRLMSLVTTTDPQLKKSLANLNKVTVKVNELVDGVKEPINGLFAGTDKVMGNANHLISELEDVTKHLDGLIAKVQSKMDSKDNTVGILLNDRQLHDDLVKTVRSADSLFKIILQDGLDINVDFF, encoded by the coding sequence ATGAAAAAGAATACCGCTTTATACTTCTCCGTCGGACTTGTCGTTCTTCTTGCCATTTTCATCTTGATTTTTGGCATGTTTTTCTTGAACGAGAAGGATCTGCGTGAAACGTTTGACGTGTACCACTTGCGCTTTACGCAGGTGAGTACGCTTGTTTTGGATGACCCGGTCAAAATCAATGGCGTGAAGCTTGGCCGTGTGGAATCCATTGAACTTGCTGGCCACCGCGTCGTGGTGACGGTCAGGCTCAAGTCCAACGTGAAAATCCCGAAAGATTCCGAAATCCGCGTGCAGAATATCGGCATCATGGGTGAACGCCAGATTGGCATGATTCTCGGCGATTCCGAAGAATACTACGTGCCGGGCGATACGATCACTGGCCAGTTCGATGCGGGCATTGCCGAAGCGCTTGGCCTTGCCGGTGAAGTTTGCGATTCCACGAAGGTGCTCTTGGAAGCGGTCAAGACTGCCTTGAACGGGACAATTGCAAATCCGGATTTCCAGGACCGATTCAAGACGCTTTTGGTGAAGGCTGAAAATCTTGAAGACCGATTGATGTCCCTTGTGACGACTACCGATCCGCAGCTCAAGAAGAGCCTTGCGAACTTGAACAAGGTGACGGTCAAGGTGAACGAACTTGTCGATGGTGTCAAGGAACCGATCAATGGTCTTTTTGCCGGAACGGACAAGGTCATGGGAAATGCAAACCATTTGATCTCCGAACTGGAAGATGTGACCAAGCACTTGGATGGCCTGATCGCCAAGGTGCAGTCCAAGATGGATTCAAAAGACAATACGGTGGGCATTTTGCTGAACGACAGACAGCTGCATGACGACTTGGTCAAGACGGTGCGTTCTGCGGACAGCCTGTTCAAGATTATCTTGCAGGATGGTCTTGACATTAATGTGGATTTCTTCTGA
- a CDS encoding RNA methyltransferase, with protein MSEPKDLETLLARVTERRRELLTSVVNRRTRHFCMVLEDLFDPHNISAVIRTAEVFGLQDVHVIEEDNAYSVNKSILKGSYKWMSIYLYKKRMLCMEKLRAKGYKIAVASTNTTNSVLDLDLSQPMAFYLGSEFHGNHPDTLAHADYEFKLPQYGITESMNVSVAGGVLMTYLDVFMQKQGREKFALPQAERDALLLDWLDRHVNGIETNSPIVRVEG; from the coding sequence ATGAGTGAACCTAAGGATTTGGAAACTTTGCTTGCACGTGTGACGGAACGCCGTCGTGAACTCTTGACGTCTGTGGTCAATCGCCGTACGCGTCATTTCTGCATGGTGCTTGAAGACCTGTTCGATCCGCACAACATTTCCGCTGTTATCCGTACTGCCGAGGTCTTTGGCCTCCAGGATGTTCATGTCATCGAAGAAGACAACGCCTACAGTGTGAACAAGTCCATTTTGAAGGGCTCTTACAAGTGGATGAGCATTTATCTGTACAAGAAGCGTATGCTCTGCATGGAAAAGCTCCGCGCCAAGGGCTACAAGATTGCTGTTGCAAGCACGAATACCACGAACTCCGTGCTCGACCTTGATTTGAGCCAGCCGATGGCATTCTACCTGGGCAGTGAATTCCATGGCAACCATCCGGATACGCTTGCCCATGCGGACTATGAATTCAAGCTTCCGCAGTATGGCATTACCGAATCGATGAACGTCTCCGTGGCCGGTGGCGTGCTGATGACTTACCTTGATGTGTTCATGCAGAAGCAGGGCCGCGAAAAGTTTGCCTTGCCGCAGGCGGAACGCGACGCTTTGTTGCTCGATTGGCTTGACCGCCATGTGAACGGAATTGAAACAAACAGCCCCATCGTGAGGGTGGAGGGATAA
- a CDS encoding pitrilysin family protein has product MKTNYMIPAAAFAALVALTSCSMMPKKTSHVKHTPDMYATAAESSSSVLPAGSNLPEHYSKIEFPEYKYVAPYPKDFRVQIADGITGYIVSDRSLPLVDFTVYFEESNLPQVLKDEAAFEMVGSMIRRGSGGGITPHVLEDSLEFVSASISTSVGTFLSAFDINCLSAYFPSMLELSKKVLTDPSFDKNQLEIVKANYVTAYERRFETPAKVLSALKSKVNYAPNPRLWDANAAEYKAVTAADVKRLAKGVFSSKRIVFALAGDVDKDSAVVALKKFFADWKVEPAKTEKPKPTPLTFARKPGVYVVDKDITQANITMNQPFVKRPHPDYYPTAVASFILGGGSFSSRLMNRVRSDEGLAYSVYSTVGNDYRDTAMTTIALQTKVETVDYAMKLIFEEVEKLAKDGPTAEELSQAKKSLVESLPSLFDSPASTASIFAKGELLGKSDNHYIDYVTEINAVTAEQVKAMIAKYFDREKMTISIVGPVAMFDSLKPFTVIPLDSLEFR; this is encoded by the coding sequence ATGAAAACGAATTATATGATTCCTGCCGCTGCTTTTGCGGCTTTAGTGGCTTTGACATCATGTTCCATGATGCCTAAAAAAACGTCTCATGTTAAACATACACCGGATATGTATGCCACCGCTGCAGAGAGCTCGAGCTCTGTTTTGCCTGCCGGGAGCAATTTGCCTGAACACTATAGCAAGATTGAGTTTCCGGAATATAAGTACGTGGCCCCGTATCCGAAGGATTTCCGTGTGCAAATTGCTGATGGCATTACGGGCTATATCGTAAGCGACCGTTCGCTCCCGCTGGTGGATTTTACGGTTTATTTTGAAGAAAGCAACTTGCCGCAGGTCTTGAAGGATGAAGCCGCCTTTGAAATGGTGGGCTCCATGATCCGTCGCGGTTCAGGCGGCGGGATTACTCCGCACGTGCTCGAAGACTCCCTGGAATTTGTAAGCGCCTCGATTTCGACAAGCGTCGGTACGTTCCTCTCGGCTTTCGACATCAACTGCCTTTCTGCGTATTTCCCGTCTATGCTTGAGCTTTCAAAGAAGGTTCTTACGGACCCGTCTTTCGACAAGAATCAGCTTGAAATCGTAAAGGCGAATTACGTTACGGCATACGAACGCCGCTTTGAAACGCCTGCCAAGGTGCTTTCGGCACTCAAGTCCAAGGTGAACTATGCGCCGAACCCGAGACTTTGGGATGCAAACGCCGCTGAGTACAAGGCAGTGACTGCCGCCGATGTGAAACGACTTGCAAAGGGCGTCTTCTCGTCCAAGCGCATTGTGTTTGCTCTTGCCGGTGATGTGGATAAGGATTCCGCTGTTGTGGCACTCAAGAAGTTCTTTGCGGACTGGAAAGTGGAACCTGCGAAGACCGAAAAGCCAAAGCCGACGCCACTTACCTTTGCCCGCAAGCCGGGTGTCTATGTCGTCGACAAGGATATCACGCAGGCGAACATCACCATGAACCAGCCATTTGTGAAGCGCCCGCATCCGGATTACTATCCGACCGCTGTGGCTAGCTTCATTTTGGGCGGTGGTAGCTTCAGTTCTAGACTCATGAACCGTGTCCGTAGCGATGAAGGCCTTGCCTATAGCGTCTATAGCACGGTTGGCAATGACTACCGCGATACGGCCATGACGACGATTGCTCTCCAGACGAAGGTGGAGACGGTGGATTATGCCATGAAGCTCATTTTTGAAGAAGTGGAAAAGCTTGCAAAGGACGGCCCGACTGCCGAAGAACTTTCCCAGGCTAAAAAATCCCTGGTCGAGAGCCTGCCGAGCCTTTTTGATTCCCCGGCATCAACGGCTTCGATCTTTGCAAAGGGCGAATTGCTTGGCAAATCGGACAATCATTATATAGATTATGTGACGGAAATCAATGCGGTGACGGCTGAACAGGTCAAGGCGATGATCGCTAAGTATTTTGATAGAGAAAAAATGACTATTTCGATTGTCGGTCCTGTCGCCATGTTCGATTCTCTGAAACCGTTCACGGTGATTCCGCTAGATAGTCTTGAATTTAGATAA
- a CDS encoding VWA domain-containing protein gives MRFAEPNFLWGLFTLPLFALLFVYAYHRRKKLAARFVSLSMLSKLSTSVSPWRRLTKVLLLLLAIAFLFVALARPQWGRKMEHVERRGQDLVLLQDISLSMLAEDVKPNRLVRSRHEISAFLESLTGDRVGLVAFSGEAQVMVPLTLDYGTVQMVLRELNPGWLMPGTNLESAIRKGMTLFENSGGASQHSVMILMSDGEELEDAAVNAAKEAAELGIKIYTIGIGSREGVPIPLKSKNGGSVYKKDMQGNIVTTRLEEGTLQEIANVTGALYFYASPGEFQLQKVLTEIATLEKKDQSSDRMENYQDRYQIFLGLAALLFLIEAVISERGRRRKQLNGRFS, from the coding sequence ATGAGATTTGCAGAACCGAATTTTTTGTGGGGCCTTTTTACTCTGCCTCTATTTGCGCTTTTGTTTGTCTATGCTTATCATCGTCGTAAAAAATTAGCAGCCCGCTTTGTCTCGCTTTCGATGCTTTCTAAACTTTCGACGAGCGTCTCGCCGTGGAGGCGCCTCACGAAGGTCCTGCTTTTGCTCCTTGCTATTGCTTTCTTGTTTGTGGCACTTGCCCGTCCGCAGTGGGGCCGCAAGATGGAACATGTGGAACGCCGCGGTCAGGACCTTGTGCTGTTGCAGGATATTTCGCTTTCGATGCTTGCCGAAGATGTAAAGCCGAACCGCCTGGTGCGTAGCCGTCATGAAATTTCTGCATTTTTGGAATCTCTCACGGGGGATCGCGTTGGCCTTGTGGCATTCAGTGGCGAGGCGCAAGTGATGGTTCCTCTGACGCTTGATTACGGTACTGTGCAGATGGTGCTTCGTGAACTCAATCCGGGCTGGCTTATGCCGGGCACGAATCTCGAAAGCGCAATCCGTAAGGGAATGACTTTGTTCGAAAATTCCGGTGGCGCTAGCCAGCATTCCGTGATGATTCTCATGAGCGATGGCGAAGAACTCGAAGATGCTGCCGTCAATGCCGCCAAGGAAGCCGCTGAACTTGGCATCAAGATTTACACGATTGGTATCGGCTCTCGCGAAGGCGTTCCTATACCGCTCAAAAGCAAGAATGGCGGAAGTGTCTACAAGAAGGACATGCAAGGCAATATCGTAACGACACGCCTTGAAGAAGGGACGCTTCAGGAAATCGCAAACGTGACGGGTGCGCTCTACTTTTATGCGAGCCCGGGCGAGTTCCAGCTGCAAAAGGTCTTGACCGAAATAGCAACGCTCGAAAAGAAAGACCAGAGCAGCGACCGCATGGAAAATTATCAGGACCGCTACCAGATTTTCCTCGGGCTTGCAGCCCTCCTGTTCTTGATCGAGGCTGTCATTTCGGAACGCGGCCGCCGCCGCAAGCAGCTCAACGGAAGATTCAGTTAG
- a CDS encoding GGDEF domain-containing protein translates to MSYPSLIEINIICIAVLLITLLQFRDSILRHLEERILGFTIIDTIIYIVLSTVTKMLYSVHMQSDLYSSNQKICVIYAVLYALSLSSSLLLAQLWFSFIFLRIRKSVYSYKHLFPLFSTPSIIGIFICIGISIYGFTNDCHTTSLQFRRLLPFLIGLNFIYIFATMFLGIQHAITQKNSTNRKEAFYLSFIAFVPSCACIIQYFIPDVPLTDPIFALTLLHVYVTLLKYRITSDPLTGVNNKIRLVDYLQYITQHQDPSKRLFLLVMDVDYFKEIVRNFGYEMSDRVIADLASFFKRQCRGQNAFLARTRENQFSIVMERDEVSEIEAFCQKLVRECDRDSMQSDMTSWKISFSLHYAEISNISTSNISQIFAEAKKNCYKPETPAPKD, encoded by the coding sequence ATGTCTTATCCAAGCTTAATAGAAATCAATATCATTTGCATAGCAGTATTGCTCATTACACTGCTACAATTCAGGGATAGCATTCTCAGGCACCTCGAAGAGCGCATTCTCGGTTTCACCATCATCGACACCATCATCTATATCGTGTTGAGTACCGTGACCAAGATGCTTTACTCGGTCCACATGCAAAGCGACCTGTACTCCAGTAACCAGAAAATTTGCGTCATATACGCCGTTCTTTACGCACTGAGCTTGAGTTCTTCGCTTTTACTTGCGCAATTGTGGTTCTCGTTCATCTTCCTCCGCATCCGCAAGAGCGTTTACTCTTACAAGCACCTGTTCCCGCTTTTTTCGACACCGAGCATTATTGGCATTTTCATTTGCATTGGCATCAGCATTTACGGTTTTACAAATGACTGCCACACGACGTCACTCCAGTTCAGGCGCCTTTTACCGTTCCTTATCGGGCTGAACTTCATTTACATCTTCGCCACAATGTTCCTCGGCATCCAACATGCCATTACGCAAAAGAACTCCACCAACCGAAAAGAAGCGTTCTACCTCTCGTTTATCGCCTTCGTGCCAAGTTGCGCTTGCATTATCCAGTATTTCATTCCAGACGTTCCGCTCACCGATCCGATTTTCGCCCTCACGCTCCTACACGTCTACGTTACACTTTTGAAGTACAGAATCACATCTGACCCGCTGACTGGCGTGAACAACAAAATTCGACTGGTCGATTACCTCCAGTACATCACGCAGCACCAGGACCCGAGCAAGCGACTCTTCCTTCTCGTTATGGATGTGGACTATTTCAAGGAAATCGTGCGCAACTTCGGCTACGAAATGTCTGACCGCGTGATTGCAGACCTCGCCTCTTTCTTCAAGCGCCAGTGCAGAGGGCAAAACGCCTTCCTCGCAAGGACTAGAGAGAACCAGTTTTCGATTGTCATGGAACGCGATGAAGTTTCTGAAATCGAAGCCTTCTGCCAAAAGCTCGTACGCGAATGCGACCGCGACAGCATGCAATCTGACATGACTTCGTGGAAGATTTCGTTCAGCTTGCACTACGCCGAAATCTCGAACATTTCCACAAGCAATATTTCGCAGATCTTTGCCGAAGCCAAGAAGAACTGCTACAAGCCAGAAACTCCGGCACCGAAAGACTAA
- a CDS encoding VWA domain-containing protein → MDIGALHFQNPEAFWLLLFVPLLIALYVYRQQRRKSTIKFPALALAKKAVPSRRVKFRHIVPALRLAALVCFVVALARPQNAMEVEYTSTDGVDIMLALDVSGSMGTLDMLTRTEQAKLGVMNAERILKRGEYWKYSRLGYAQDVIAEFIGKRHSDRIGLSAFGARSFTQCPLTMDYGSLLEILKASDDLARDTLVNNRTAIGDGLMNALARLKMSDAKSRVVILLTDGRDNASVVPPVRAAEVAKSLGVKVYTVGVGKKNGKILSFQQNPWTGEISWGERDITPEEGIDEDVLKAIASKTGGRFYRAENKAELEKIYSEIDELEKTEIETIAYARYAEKFYPWLLVGALLILLELILANTRFVRIP, encoded by the coding sequence ATGGATATTGGAGCCCTTCATTTTCAAAATCCCGAAGCCTTTTGGCTGTTGTTGTTTGTTCCGCTGTTGATTGCGCTTTATGTTTACCGCCAGCAGCGTCGTAAGAGTACGATCAAGTTCCCGGCGCTTGCACTTGCAAAGAAGGCGGTTCCTAGCCGTCGTGTGAAGTTTAGGCATATTGTCCCTGCGCTCCGTTTGGCAGCCCTTGTTTGCTTTGTGGTGGCGCTTGCCCGCCCGCAGAACGCGATGGAAGTCGAATACACTTCGACGGATGGTGTCGACATTATGCTTGCGCTTGACGTTTCGGGCTCTATGGGGACTCTCGACATGCTTACCCGTACCGAACAGGCAAAGCTTGGCGTGATGAATGCCGAACGTATCTTGAAGCGCGGTGAATATTGGAAATACAGTCGTCTTGGTTACGCTCAGGACGTGATTGCCGAATTCATAGGCAAGCGCCATAGCGACCGCATTGGCCTTTCGGCTTTTGGCGCCCGTTCGTTTACGCAGTGCCCGCTCACGATGGATTACGGTTCCCTGCTCGAAATCTTGAAGGCAAGTGACGACCTCGCTCGCGATACGCTTGTGAATAACAGGACCGCTATTGGCGATGGCTTGATGAACGCGCTTGCAAGGCTCAAGATGTCCGATGCCAAGTCCCGTGTGGTGATTCTCTTGACCGATGGCCGCGATAACGCAAGTGTCGTTCCGCCGGTGCGCGCCGCTGAAGTGGCGAAGTCTCTGGGCGTGAAGGTTTATACGGTTGGCGTCGGCAAAAAGAATGGCAAGATCCTTTCGTTCCAGCAGAACCCGTGGACGGGTGAAATCTCCTGGGGCGAACGCGACATTACGCCTGAAGAAGGCATTGACGAAGACGTGCTCAAGGCGATTGCTTCGAAGACGGGTGGACGTTTCTACCGTGCCGAAAACAAGGCCGAACTCGAAAAGATTTACTCTGAAATCGATGAACTCGAAAAGACGGAAATCGAGACGATCGCTTACGCACGCTATGCCGAAAAATTCTACCCGTGGCTTTTGGTCGGGGCGCTCCTCATTTTGCTGGAACTCATCCTCGCAAATACAAGATTCGTGAGAATCCCGTGA
- a CDS encoding AzlD domain-containing protein, translating into MKIDMQTYLIYLLVMAGVTLFLRAVPFILLRKKLKSVFWSSFLAYVPYTVLSAMTVPAIFFATDSRLTGACALLAAVVASLLGGGLVTVAAVSCLTVLGVDGLMLL; encoded by the coding sequence ATGAAGATCGACATGCAGACTTACCTGATTTACTTGCTCGTGATGGCTGGCGTGACGCTATTCTTGCGTGCGGTGCCGTTCATTTTGCTGCGCAAGAAGCTCAAAAGCGTGTTCTGGAGCTCGTTCCTCGCTTACGTGCCGTACACGGTGCTCAGCGCGATGACAGTGCCTGCCATCTTCTTTGCAACAGATAGCCGTTTGACGGGCGCCTGCGCGCTCCTTGCCGCTGTGGTCGCATCGCTCCTCGGTGGTGGCCTTGTGACTGTTGCTGCGGTCTCTTGCCTTACCGTGCTCGGCGTCGACGGGCTCATGCTCTTGTAG
- a CDS encoding AzlC family ABC transporter permease — MSYLKGLKDGSPIGLGYFAVSFSFGIAGSKIFSWPLVTLISMTNLTSAGQFAGLQIMADAAGTFIEMALATFFINLRYSLMAISLSQKVSPDFGTVKRLLLATGITDEIFAVAMSQKRVTPIYFLGLSTLPYIGWSLGTMVGAICGEILPAMVTNALGVALYGMFVAIVVPQMKVHGPTVFAVVIAVALSCAFKFFPPLSGVSVGFAIIICALVASFVAAWLFPMQNVNADDEEAK; from the coding sequence ATGAGTTATTTGAAGGGCTTAAAAGACGGTTCCCCGATTGGACTTGGCTACTTTGCGGTCTCGTTCTCGTTTGGTATCGCTGGCTCGAAAATTTTTTCGTGGCCGCTTGTGACGCTTATATCCATGACGAACTTGACCTCGGCAGGTCAGTTTGCCGGGCTTCAGATCATGGCTGATGCCGCCGGCACGTTTATCGAGATGGCGCTTGCGACGTTCTTTATCAACCTCCGCTATTCGCTGATGGCAATTTCACTTTCCCAGAAGGTTTCGCCGGACTTTGGTACGGTGAAGCGCCTTTTGCTCGCGACTGGCATTACGGATGAAATTTTTGCAGTGGCGATGTCGCAGAAGCGCGTGACGCCGATATATTTCCTTGGACTTTCGACGCTCCCTTACATTGGCTGGTCGCTTGGAACGATGGTTGGTGCCATTTGTGGTGAAATTCTCCCGGCGATGGTGACGAACGCCCTTGGCGTTGCGCTTTATGGCATGTTTGTGGCGATTGTCGTGCCGCAGATGAAGGTGCATGGCCCGACGGTTTTTGCCGTCGTTATTGCTGTAGCGCTCAGTTGCGCATTTAAGTTCTTCCCGCCGCTGAGCGGCGTGTCTGTCGGTTTTGCGATTATCATTTGCGCGCTTGTAGCATCCTTTGTTGCGGCGTGGCTCTTCCCGATGCAAAACGTCAATGCAGATGACGAGGAGGCCAAATGA
- the mltG gene encoding endolytic transglycosylase MltG has translation MKKIFSITAIILVLTAVFAYFHVNQRLSAVSLNEKTVILEIPKGSSPTKVLQILHEKGVWTDDLAFNLWCKLNKPALKAGWYEVPAHQTLDELTELFESGKSAVRKVTIPEGRASWEIPAYLKKSFPDLDTARWNKLVQDPKFAHSLGIEGNSLEGYLLPDTYPFAINSDEESILRQMVAANFKVRDEMKQRKGSKWETLGNWHRVLTLASVVEEETGIPDERPLIAGVFHNRLRIGMPLGADPTVRFIFKNLTGPIYKSQLNSDSPYNTRKFPGLMPGPISNPGRKAIEATLFPDKTEALYFVAKDDGSHTHFFSTNLADHNKYKDVAAKNRGEKK, from the coding sequence ATGAAGAAGATTTTTTCAATTACCGCCATTATCCTCGTTTTAACCGCTGTTTTTGCGTATTTCCACGTAAATCAACGGTTGAGCGCCGTTTCACTCAACGAAAAAACCGTCATTTTGGAGATTCCAAAGGGCAGTTCCCCCACAAAAGTTTTACAAATTTTACACGAAAAAGGGGTCTGGACAGACGACCTGGCGTTCAATTTATGGTGCAAATTGAACAAACCGGCCCTCAAGGCCGGCTGGTACGAGGTTCCTGCCCACCAGACGCTCGACGAGCTGACTGAACTCTTCGAAAGTGGCAAAAGTGCAGTCCGCAAGGTGACCATCCCCGAAGGTCGAGCCTCCTGGGAAATCCCCGCCTACCTTAAAAAGAGCTTCCCGGACCTCGACACGGCCCGTTGGAACAAACTAGTCCAGGACCCGAAGTTCGCCCATTCACTCGGCATCGAAGGGAACTCCCTTGAAGGCTACCTGTTGCCAGATACGTACCCATTCGCCATCAACTCCGACGAAGAATCCATACTGCGACAGATGGTCGCCGCCAACTTTAAGGTCCGCGACGAGATGAAACAGCGCAAAGGATCCAAGTGGGAAACGCTTGGCAACTGGCACCGCGTGTTGACACTTGCAAGCGTGGTCGAAGAAGAAACGGGCATTCCGGACGAACGTCCGCTCATTGCAGGCGTGTTCCACAACCGCCTCCGCATCGGCATGCCGCTCGGGGCAGACCCGACAGTGCGGTTCATCTTCAAGAACTTGACAGGCCCGATCTACAAAAGCCAGTTGAATAGCGACAGCCCCTACAACACCCGAAAGTTCCCGGGACTCATGCCGGGCCCGATTTCAAATCCGGGTCGCAAGGCCATCGAAGCAACGCTCTTCCCCGACAAGACCGAGGCACTTTACTTTGTTGCAAAGGACGACGGTTCGCACACGCACTTCTTCAGTACGAACCTCGCCGATCACAACAAGTATAAGGATGTCGCCGCCAAGAACCGCGGGGAGAAGAAATAA